A portion of the Desulfovibrio sp. Fe33 genome contains these proteins:
- a CDS encoding ABC transporter substrate-binding protein has protein sequence MKRLVLILALVLSFAFAANAAFAGKIEDVKAKGVLVCGVKDSVNLFGFVDPDSKELVGFDVDICKYIADKLGVKTEFKVVTSKNRIPMLAQGSVDILAATMTHKFSRDEQIDFSITYFMDGQKLLVKKDSGIMSTDDLANKKVGTVKGSTSEKNIKAAQPNAQVISYDEYPQAFMALKQGKVKAVTTDSGILAGLKAGDDNPEMWEIVGSFFSSEPYGLGVPQNDSAFRDFVNKSLNEMWLDGTYHKLFKKWMGYDLPAGWELELWPM, from the coding sequence ATGAAACGATTGGTACTTATTCTGGCTCTGGTGCTGTCCTTCGCCTTTGCGGCCAACGCCGCCTTCGCGGGCAAGATCGAGGACGTGAAAGCCAAAGGCGTCCTGGTTTGCGGCGTCAAGGACTCCGTCAACCTGTTCGGTTTTGTCGATCCCGACAGCAAGGAACTGGTCGGCTTCGATGTGGATATCTGCAAGTACATCGCCGACAAGCTGGGCGTGAAGACCGAGTTCAAGGTCGTTACTTCCAAGAACCGCATCCCCATGCTGGCCCAGGGTTCCGTGGACATCCTCGCCGCCACCATGACTCACAAGTTCTCCCGTGACGAACAGATCGACTTTTCCATCACCTACTTCATGGACGGCCAGAAGCTTCTGGTGAAGAAGGACTCCGGCATCATGTCCACCGACGATCTGGCCAACAAGAAGGTCGGCACCGTCAAGGGTTCCACCTCCGAGAAGAACATCAAGGCCGCGCAGCCCAATGCGCAGGTCATCTCCTATGACGAGTACCCGCAGGCCTTCATGGCTTTGAAGCAGGGCAAGGTCAAGGCCGTGACCACCGACTCCGGCATCCTGGCCGGTCTCAAGGCTGGTGACGACAATCCCGAGATGTGGGAAATCGTCGGTTCCTTCTTCTCTTCCGAGCCTTACGGCCTCGGCGTTCCCCAGAACGATTCCGCCTTCCGCGATTTCGTCAACAAGAGCCTGAACGAGATGTGGCTGGACGGCACCTACCACAAGCTCTTCAAGAAGTGGATGGGTTACGACCTGCCCGCGGGTTGGGAGCTGGAACTCTGGCCCATGTAA
- a CDS encoding amino acid ABC transporter permease — protein sequence MHWDIVYNNFDYFLYGNTTLDWHFPFLHNPEGLVASVILAICGIFGAFWLGLAAGLMRLSRKWWVKIPSVCYIEMIRGMPLLLLIFWFYYLAPVITGQNMPAFSTTMICFVVFTGAYVAEIVRAGVVALPKGQMEAARSTGLSHAQAMQLIILPQALRNMIPSFVNQFVSLTKDTSLAAILGVIELTRTGVQVDNREMVASFEIWIAIAGLYFLICYILTSYSRRLEAQLSRYQARNR from the coding sequence ATGCATTGGGATATCGTTTACAACAACTTCGATTATTTTCTGTACGGGAATACGACTCTCGACTGGCATTTCCCCTTCCTTCACAATCCCGAAGGGCTGGTTGCCAGCGTTATCCTGGCGATTTGCGGCATCTTCGGCGCGTTCTGGCTCGGCTTGGCCGCGGGGCTCATGCGGTTGTCCCGCAAGTGGTGGGTCAAGATTCCGTCTGTTTGCTACATTGAGATGATTCGCGGGATGCCGTTGCTGCTCCTGATTTTCTGGTTCTACTATCTGGCTCCGGTGATTACCGGGCAGAACATGCCCGCCTTTTCCACGACCATGATATGTTTCGTGGTCTTTACCGGGGCCTACGTGGCCGAGATCGTTCGGGCGGGCGTCGTCGCCTTGCCCAAAGGCCAGATGGAGGCCGCCCGTTCCACCGGGTTGAGCCATGCGCAGGCAATGCAGTTGATTATCCTGCCGCAGGCGTTGCGCAACATGATTCCGTCTTTCGTCAATCAGTTCGTTTCCCTGACTAAGGATACTTCCCTGGCCGCCATCCTCGGCGTCATCGAGTTGACCCGGACCGGCGTTCAGGTGGATAACCGCGAAATGGTCGCTTCCTTCGAGATATGGATTGCCATTGCGGGTCTCTATTTCCTGATTTGCTATATACTGACCTCCTACAGCAGACGGCTGGAGGCCCAGTTGTCGCGCTATCAAGCCCGGAACCGCTAG
- a CDS encoding precorrin-8X methylmutase: protein MTQITFQNFQKPEDIEAESFRIIDSEVPEPRPFEGAQWEIVRRMIHTTADFEMLSLVRFHERAVDNGLNALGNGAVIVTDTEMARRGMPVRRLDPLGCKVHCLMNDPRVAERAKREGITRAKAAVDVAVSELRPDIWVVGNAPTALIRLVEHVDNGIASPALVVGMPVGFVNAAESKALLMSRDIPYISVEGRKGGSALAASVVNALAVLAA, encoded by the coding sequence TTGACGCAGATAACCTTTCAGAATTTTCAAAAACCCGAAGACATCGAGGCGGAATCCTTCCGGATCATCGATTCGGAGGTGCCGGAGCCCCGTCCTTTCGAGGGGGCGCAGTGGGAAATCGTCCGCCGCATGATCCACACAACGGCGGATTTCGAGATGCTTTCTCTGGTCCGTTTTCACGAGCGGGCCGTGGACAACGGTCTCAATGCCCTTGGTAACGGGGCTGTGATCGTCACCGACACGGAAATGGCTCGGCGCGGTATGCCCGTGCGCAGGCTCGATCCCCTGGGATGCAAGGTGCATTGCCTGATGAACGATCCTCGTGTCGCGGAGCGGGCCAAGCGTGAGGGAATCACCCGGGCGAAGGCTGCCGTGGATGTGGCGGTGAGCGAATTGAGGCCGGACATATGGGTAGTGGGAAACGCGCCTACAGCGCTTATCCGGTTGGTTGAGCACGTGGACAACGGCATCGCGAGTCCCGCGCTTGTTGTCGGGATGCCCGTGGGATTCGTGAACGCCGCCGAATCCAAGGCGCTGCTCATGAGCCGGGATATACCTTACATTTCCGTGGAAGGGCGCAAGGGAGGCAGTGCTCTGGCCGCTTCGGTGGTCAACGCCCTGGCCGTGCTCGCCGCCTGA
- a CDS encoding 2-oxoacid:acceptor oxidoreductase subunit alpha, with product MPRRKKRTEIFALGNEAVVQGALLAGCSFYGGYPITPSSEIMEIMAASLPKIEGGVFMQMEDEIASMGAVIGASLCGRKAMTATSGPGFSLMQENLGYAVMAETPLVLVNVMRGGPSTGLPTCPAQSDVQQARWGTHGDHPIIVLSASDVQECLDMTITAFNMAEKYRTPVILLLDEVTAHTREKIEIPNEGEFEVFSRTIPSMPPEWYRPYEETVRGVPPMPPIGSGYRFHVTGLTHDRNGFPTQRPEEVVELMDRIHRKIDQFFYDIQLVEEIMTDDCDVCVIAYGSVARSAELAVKQARSHGVKAGLLKLMTLFPYPRRHTEKILAHAKTLVVPEMNMGQMSREVKRVNMGHAAVRTINRVDGQIVTPSEIFKVIMQG from the coding sequence ATGCCCAGACGAAAGAAACGCACGGAAATTTTCGCCCTCGGCAACGAGGCTGTCGTCCAGGGGGCGCTGCTGGCCGGATGCTCCTTCTATGGCGGGTATCCCATCACTCCCTCTTCCGAGATCATGGAAATCATGGCCGCCAGCCTGCCCAAGATCGAGGGCGGCGTGTTCATGCAGATGGAGGACGAGATCGCCAGTATGGGCGCGGTCATCGGCGCTTCCCTCTGCGGCCGCAAGGCCATGACCGCCACTTCCGGCCCCGGATTTTCCCTCATGCAGGAAAACCTGGGTTACGCCGTGATGGCCGAGACGCCGCTGGTCCTGGTCAACGTCATGCGCGGCGGGCCGTCCACCGGGCTGCCCACGTGCCCAGCCCAGAGCGATGTGCAGCAGGCCCGATGGGGCACGCACGGCGATCACCCGATCATTGTCCTGTCCGCCTCCGACGTTCAGGAATGTCTCGACATGACCATTACCGCCTTCAACATGGCTGAAAAGTACCGGACTCCGGTCATCCTGCTGCTGGACGAGGTCACTGCCCACACCCGCGAAAAGATCGAGATTCCCAATGAAGGCGAGTTCGAGGTCTTTTCCCGCACGATTCCCTCAATGCCGCCCGAGTGGTACCGGCCCTATGAAGAGACCGTGCGCGGCGTGCCGCCCATGCCGCCCATCGGTTCGGGCTACCGCTTCCATGTCACCGGCCTGACCCACGACCGCAACGGGTTCCCCACCCAGCGGCCCGAGGAGGTGGTCGAACTCATGGACCGCATTCACCGCAAGATCGATCAGTTCTTCTACGACATCCAACTGGTGGAGGAAATCATGACCGACGACTGCGACGTCTGCGTCATCGCCTACGGTTCCGTGGCACGTTCGGCGGAACTGGCCGTGAAGCAGGCGCGCAGCCATGGCGTCAAGGCCGGGCTGCTCAAGCTCATGACCTTGTTCCCCTATCCCCGCAGGCATACGGAAAAGATTCTGGCCCACGCCAAGACCCTGGTGGTGCCCGAGATGAACATGGGGCAGATGTCCCGCGAGGTGAAGCGGGTCAACATGGGCCATGCCGCGGTCAGGACCATCAACCGCGTGGACGGCCAGATCGTCACTCCCTCGGAAATCTTCAAGGTCATCATGCAGGGGTAG
- a CDS encoding TAXI family TRAP transporter solute-binding subunit: protein MSSCGKFRIWLVGFVVLLLAACGGAPSEDNESQKSASSGSCGTEGNLSLVTIGTGGISGVYYPVGRAIGNMVNRNRDRYGFQVVVESTGGSVFNINAVVAGDIQFGIAQADRQYQAVCGIAEWQGRGARKNLRAVFSLHPETLTLVAAADSGIRGIRDLKGRRVNIGNPGSGQRQNSLDALNAVGLKPSDLEIVEAKAIEAIELLKEGSIDAFFYTVGHPSSAIREITQGPRKVRIVPIDDVGHLYVLRPFYVPAGIDMADYPGAANEEKRVESFGVKATLVTSSDVPDSVVYALTREVFENFDDFKAQQSAFSELTKTSMLQGQSAPIHPGAMRYYEEIGLLQPE from the coding sequence ATGAGTTCTTGCGGAAAGTTCAGGATTTGGCTTGTGGGGTTTGTTGTATTGTTGCTTGCCGCTTGCGGCGGGGCTCCGTCTGAGGACAATGAGTCGCAAAAGTCGGCGTCGAGCGGATCGTGTGGGACGGAGGGGAATCTCTCCCTTGTGACCATCGGCACCGGGGGCATATCCGGGGTGTATTATCCTGTGGGCAGGGCCATCGGCAACATGGTCAACCGAAACCGGGACCGTTACGGCTTCCAGGTGGTGGTGGAGTCTACGGGCGGGTCCGTATTCAACATAAACGCCGTCGTTGCCGGGGACATTCAATTCGGTATCGCCCAGGCTGACCGCCAGTACCAGGCCGTGTGCGGCATCGCCGAGTGGCAGGGCCGTGGCGCGCGGAAGAACCTGCGGGCGGTTTTTTCCCTGCACCCGGAAACCCTCACACTTGTCGCGGCGGCGGATTCCGGCATCAGGGGTATTCGTGATCTCAAGGGGCGCAGGGTCAACATCGGAAACCCGGGGTCCGGCCAACGGCAGAATTCGTTGGATGCCCTGAATGCTGTCGGATTGAAACCTTCAGACCTCGAAATCGTGGAGGCCAAGGCCATTGAGGCGATCGAATTGCTCAAGGAAGGGTCAATAGACGCCTTTTTCTATACCGTGGGGCACCCCTCGTCCGCCATAAGGGAAATAACCCAGGGGCCCCGCAAGGTGCGCATCGTACCCATCGACGATGTGGGGCATTTGTACGTCCTGCGCCCGTTCTACGTTCCGGCCGGTATCGACATGGCGGACTATCCCGGCGCGGCCAACGAGGAAAAGCGGGTGGAGAGCTTTGGGGTCAAGGCCACGCTCGTCACTTCGTCCGATGTGCCGGACTCCGTGGTCTACGCACTGACCCGCGAGGTGTTCGAAAATTTCGATGATTTCAAGGCGCAACAGTCGGCTTTTTCGGAATTGACAAAAACCAGCATGTTGCAGGGACAATCCGCGCCCATCCATCCGGGCGCCATGCGGTATTACGAGGAAATCGGGTTGCTTCAGCCTGAATAG
- the qrcB gene encoding menaquinone reductase molybdopterin-binding-like subunit QrcB, producing the protein MSVARRAFIQLGAGATVGILFTPTVWKALDDVSIWTQNWPWIPKLKYGATEAKPTVSKMCESGCAVKVRTVAGEAFGTMGNEDNPLSGGGICPLCANGVQVKNSPNRIKAPMLDGQEITWEKAKEVVTEKLEAAGSKVAFISGDQTGTVNEVFSALLAEKGSDAFYVMPCDMQAADKAWTGLMGGEGQIGYDLGGADLILLAGADALESWGPTVANLKSFASNESGKFIFAGPMQTKTASVTSKWIPVPAEGMAAFTLGIAYYVLQAGKTVDTADFGQFKAMVMSDYSPAKVEAATGVKADRMAALAKDLLTASNPVVVPAGPVAAHGAAFALNLLLGGAMKALPEFGKAVSGAMSRSEMLKADILEGVNTDLLFVYEANPAYALPEKVKAGFTVAFDSIHNETTASANLVLPTLHPYERFDDLASPYGVADATYSMGAPVCKPAVNAACAATFVLGLADLGFETFEDVLAAKAEAVGADMDSLSGGEAFVVDGETPRASSLAANVLGKAAAPVKGTGAVGLVPYTLLNVGTANRATTPNAPCTISNNQLLGDHMVVMMGSSTAKQLGVSVGSKVKLSGGKGECEALVQIFEGVMPGVVAAPLGLGHTVGDEFSKGKGDNVYKILTVNSEAATGASSWAGSTVNVAKI; encoded by the coding sequence ATGAGCGTAGCACGCAGAGCTTTTATTCAGTTGGGTGCGGGCGCCACCGTCGGTATTCTTTTTACTCCGACGGTCTGGAAAGCCCTTGATGACGTGTCCATCTGGACACAGAACTGGCCCTGGATCCCCAAATTGAAATATGGGGCGACCGAGGCCAAACCCACCGTTTCCAAAATGTGCGAGTCCGGCTGTGCCGTGAAGGTTCGCACGGTTGCCGGAGAAGCCTTCGGCACCATGGGCAACGAGGACAACCCGCTTTCCGGCGGCGGCATCTGCCCCCTGTGCGCCAACGGCGTTCAGGTCAAGAACAGCCCGAACCGGATCAAGGCCCCCATGCTGGACGGCCAGGAAATCACCTGGGAAAAGGCGAAGGAAGTCGTGACGGAGAAGCTTGAGGCGGCCGGTTCCAAGGTTGCCTTCATCTCCGGCGATCAGACCGGCACGGTCAACGAGGTCTTCTCCGCGCTGCTTGCCGAAAAGGGCAGCGACGCCTTCTACGTCATGCCCTGCGACATGCAGGCGGCGGACAAGGCGTGGACCGGCCTGATGGGCGGCGAAGGCCAGATCGGTTACGATCTGGGCGGGGCCGACCTGATCCTGCTGGCCGGAGCCGACGCCCTGGAGTCCTGGGGCCCGACTGTAGCCAACCTCAAGTCCTTCGCGTCCAACGAGTCCGGCAAGTTCATCTTCGCCGGGCCCATGCAGACCAAGACCGCTTCCGTGACCTCCAAATGGATTCCGGTTCCGGCTGAAGGCATGGCCGCCTTTACCCTCGGCATCGCCTATTATGTCCTGCAGGCCGGGAAGACCGTCGACACGGCCGACTTCGGTCAGTTCAAAGCGATGGTTATGAGCGATTACAGCCCGGCCAAGGTCGAGGCGGCTACCGGCGTCAAGGCCGACCGCATGGCGGCCCTGGCCAAGGACCTGCTGACCGCTTCCAATCCGGTGGTCGTTCCCGCGGGCCCCGTGGCCGCCCACGGCGCGGCGTTCGCCCTGAACCTGCTGCTCGGCGGTGCCATGAAGGCTCTGCCCGAGTTCGGCAAGGCCGTTTCGGGCGCCATGAGCCGCTCCGAAATGCTCAAGGCGGATATCTTGGAAGGTGTGAACACCGACCTGCTGTTCGTCTACGAGGCCAACCCTGCCTACGCCCTGCCTGAGAAGGTCAAGGCGGGCTTTACCGTGGCCTTCGACTCCATCCACAATGAAACCACCGCCTCGGCCAACCTGGTTCTGCCGACCCTGCATCCCTATGAGCGGTTCGACGACCTGGCCAGCCCCTACGGCGTGGCCGACGCCACCTACTCCATGGGCGCGCCGGTCTGCAAGCCGGCCGTCAACGCGGCCTGTGCCGCCACCTTCGTCCTCGGTCTGGCCGATCTCGGCTTCGAGACCTTCGAGGATGTGCTGGCAGCCAAGGCCGAAGCCGTGGGCGCGGACATGGATTCCCTGAGCGGCGGCGAAGCCTTTGTGGTCGACGGTGAAACCCCGAGAGCCTCCAGCCTGGCCGCCAATGTGCTCGGCAAAGCCGCGGCGCCCGTCAAGGGCACCGGAGCCGTGGGATTGGTTCCCTACACTCTGCTCAACGTCGGAACGGCCAATCGGGCCACCACGCCCAATGCGCCGTGCACCATCAGCAACAACCAGTTGTTGGGCGACCACATGGTCGTCATGATGGGTTCCTCCACCGCCAAGCAGCTCGGCGTTTCCGTCGGGTCCAAGGTGAAGCTCTCCGGCGGCAAGGGTGAATGCGAAGCCCTTGTGCAGATCTTCGAAGGCGTCATGCCCGGCGTCGTGGCCGCTCCCCTGGGGTTGGGCCATACCGTGGGCGACGAGTTCTCGAAGGGCAAGGGCGATAATGTCTACAAGATCCTCACGGTGAACTCCGAGGCCGCCACCGGCGCCTCCTCATGGGCCGGTTCCACTGTGAACGTCGCCAAAATCTAG
- a CDS encoding amino acid ABC transporter ATP-binding protein translates to MAMIEVQKLHKWYGDFHVLQGITESVNKGEVLVICGPSGSGKSTFIRCINRLEEYQKGQILFDGKNILDKDVNINDLRAEIGIVFQQFNLYPHLSVLRNVTLAPIKVKNMPKEQAEEVALNLLERVGIHDQAHKYPAELSGGQQQRVAIARSLAMKPKVMLFDEPTSALDPEMINEVLNVMKDLAREGMTMLCVTHEMGFAREVADRVLFMDGGVVVEQAPPDEFFRNPQHERTKNFLKEIL, encoded by the coding sequence ATGGCAATGATCGAAGTGCAGAAGCTGCACAAGTGGTATGGCGATTTTCATGTTCTGCAAGGTATCACGGAGTCCGTGAACAAGGGAGAGGTGCTCGTCATCTGCGGCCCGTCGGGTTCCGGAAAGTCCACCTTCATTCGCTGTATCAACCGGCTCGAGGAATATCAGAAAGGGCAGATTCTGTTCGACGGGAAGAACATCCTGGACAAGGATGTCAACATCAACGATCTGCGGGCCGAAATCGGTATCGTTTTCCAGCAGTTCAATCTTTATCCCCACCTGTCTGTTCTCCGCAACGTCACCCTCGCTCCCATAAAAGTTAAAAACATGCCCAAGGAGCAGGCCGAAGAGGTCGCCCTGAACCTGCTTGAGCGGGTGGGCATCCACGACCAGGCGCACAAGTATCCCGCCGAGCTTTCCGGCGGTCAGCAGCAGCGCGTCGCCATCGCCCGTTCCCTGGCCATGAAGCCCAAGGTCATGCTTTTCGACGAGCCCACCTCGGCGCTTGATCCGGAGATGATCAACGAGGTCCTCAACGTCATGAAGGACCTGGCGCGGGAAGGCATGACCATGCTTTGCGTCACCCATGAAATGGGCTTCGCCCGCGAAGTTGCCGACCGTGTCCTGTTCATGGACGGCGGCGTGGTGGTTGAGCAGGCTCCGCCCGACGAATTCTTCCGCAATCCCCAGCATGAGCGCACAAAGAACTTCCTGAAGGAAATTCTTTAA
- a CDS encoding amino acid ABC transporter permease, giving the protein MDYTFHWAKMFSGEPAQWMWEGFCTTMQISVISLICAMILGIVICILRMTPFKPFQWFSLAFTEFFRNTPLLVQIFFWYNASYFVIPTVINDWMNDLYYWFPGPFSLFGHEFVGEWMLFNVELIMGIIALTVYTAAFIAEEIRAGIFSIPKNQLEASRAVGLSFLQGYRYVILPQALRIVIPPLISQALNLIKNSSLVMVLGVTDLMYQASQIESYHAMPFEAFTVALLIYLAISLVVSLCINLYNKHFMIQVMY; this is encoded by the coding sequence TTGGATTATACGTTTCATTGGGCCAAGATGTTTTCGGGCGAACCCGCCCAGTGGATGTGGGAGGGATTCTGCACCACGATGCAGATTTCGGTAATTTCCCTTATCTGCGCCATGATTTTGGGGATCGTCATCTGTATTCTGCGGATGACCCCGTTCAAGCCGTTTCAGTGGTTCAGCCTCGCCTTCACCGAGTTCTTTCGCAATACGCCGCTGCTCGTACAAATCTTTTTCTGGTACAACGCATCCTATTTCGTCATCCCCACGGTCATCAACGACTGGATGAACGACCTCTACTATTGGTTCCCCGGCCCGTTCTCCCTGTTCGGGCACGAGTTCGTGGGTGAATGGATGCTTTTCAATGTCGAGCTTATCATGGGCATCATTGCCCTGACCGTGTACACCGCGGCCTTTATCGCCGAGGAAATCCGGGCGGGCATCTTCTCCATTCCGAAGAACCAGCTTGAGGCGTCCCGCGCGGTGGGACTCTCCTTCCTGCAGGGGTATCGCTACGTGATTCTCCCGCAGGCGTTGCGCATAGTCATTCCGCCGCTTATTTCCCAGGCGCTCAACCTTATCAAGAACTCGTCCCTGGTTATGGTTCTGGGCGTCACCGACCTCATGTACCAGGCTAGTCAGATCGAGTCCTACCACGCCATGCCGTTCGAGGCATTCACCGTCGCTTTGTTGATCTATTTGGCGATCTCCCTGGTCGTCTCCCTGTGCATCAACTTGTACAACAAACACTTCATGATTCAGGTCATGTACTAG
- the qrcC gene encoding menaquinone reductase iron-sulfur cluster-binding subunit QrcC — translation MQMKEFKIKWGMVIDIDKCTGCGACMVGCQVENNIAPMTKSDPYNYVQALTKPRDDASNKLRTLTWMNVYELSNGKPFPEHETAYLPRPCMQCGNPACVPVCPVVATDKNEEGGIVSQIYPRCIGCRYCMAACPYHARYFNWWDPLWPEGMDKGLSPSVSVRPRGVVEKCNFCHSRYLDAKNKARIDGEDPMNLPDGAYNTACAEICPTKAITFGDLNNPEHKVHELAKSPNAFRLLEKLGLHPQVYYMSEREWVRKQGDNYNADGGGHH, via the coding sequence ATGCAAATGAAAGAATTCAAAATCAAGTGGGGCATGGTCATCGATATTGACAAATGCACCGGCTGCGGCGCCTGTATGGTCGGCTGCCAGGTGGAGAACAATATCGCTCCCATGACCAAAAGCGACCCCTATAACTATGTCCAGGCGCTGACCAAGCCGCGCGACGACGCGTCCAACAAGCTTCGGACCCTGACCTGGATGAACGTCTACGAGCTGTCCAACGGCAAGCCGTTCCCGGAACACGAGACCGCTTACCTGCCCAGACCCTGTATGCAGTGCGGCAACCCCGCCTGCGTGCCCGTCTGCCCGGTCGTGGCCACGGACAAGAACGAGGAGGGCGGCATCGTCTCCCAGATCTACCCCCGTTGCATCGGATGTAGATACTGCATGGCTGCCTGTCCTTACCATGCACGGTACTTTAACTGGTGGGATCCGCTTTGGCCCGAAGGCATGGACAAGGGCCTCAGCCCGTCCGTGTCCGTTCGTCCCCGCGGCGTGGTTGAAAAGTGCAACTTCTGCCATTCCCGCTACCTGGACGCCAAGAACAAGGCCCGTATTGACGGTGAGGATCCGATGAACCTGCCCGACGGCGCGTACAACACCGCCTGTGCAGAAATCTGTCCGACCAAGGCCATCACCTTTGGCGACCTGAATAATCCGGAACACAAGGTGCACGAGCTCGCCAAGAGCCCCAATGCGTTCCGGCTGCTCGAGAAGTTGGGCCTGCACCCGCAGGTTTACTACATGTCCGAGCGTGAATGGGTCCGCAAGCAGGGCGACAACTACAACGCCGATGGCGGCGGACACCACTAG
- the qrcD gene encoding menaquinone reductase integral membrane subunit QrcD, with translation MDSKLFPEGVQRCSFGKFLIWTAVIMAFFLWGLYAAVLVLYNGIGTTGLDNYFGFGAWITFDLAVIALGAGAFFTGLLKYILKIKQLEKIINLTVVVGFICYSGAMLVLTLDIGQPGRAWFGYWHPNVHSMLTEVIFCITCYCTVLIIEFVPLVLEQKQLNKIPFVHALAHNMHVNMALFAGIGAFLSTFHQGSLGGMYGVLIGRPFAFREGFFIWPWTFFLFVLSAVGSGPVFTVLVATFMEKLTGKKLVDFKTKALMGKIAGTMLTVYMFFKILDTWAWATGYLPSVGLTFDQMFYGVAYGKWLLFTEIVLCGVVPAIMLITPSIRNNPALLYTAAILDCVGVSLNRYIFTVQTIAFPAMPFDKWFVYYPNWVEYASSIMIVAYGFLVLTLVYRYLPLFPQERELNN, from the coding sequence ATGGATAGCAAACTCTTCCCGGAAGGGGTGCAGCGGTGCTCTTTCGGCAAGTTCCTGATTTGGACAGCCGTGATCATGGCCTTTTTCCTTTGGGGCCTCTATGCCGCAGTACTCGTGCTTTACAACGGAATCGGCACCACCGGTCTGGACAACTACTTCGGATTCGGTGCCTGGATCACCTTCGACCTGGCCGTGATCGCCCTGGGAGCAGGCGCGTTCTTCACCGGGTTGCTCAAGTACATCCTCAAGATCAAACAGCTTGAGAAAATCATCAACCTGACTGTGGTCGTCGGTTTTATCTGCTACTCCGGCGCCATGCTGGTCCTGACGCTCGACATCGGGCAGCCCGGCCGCGCATGGTTCGGTTACTGGCATCCGAACGTCCACTCCATGCTGACGGAAGTTATCTTCTGCATCACCTGTTACTGCACCGTTCTGATCATCGAGTTCGTCCCGCTGGTCCTCGAGCAGAAACAGTTGAACAAGATTCCCTTCGTTCATGCCTTGGCGCACAACATGCATGTGAACATGGCGCTGTTCGCCGGTATCGGCGCGTTCCTGTCCACTTTCCACCAGGGTTCCCTGGGCGGCATGTACGGCGTCCTGATCGGCCGTCCCTTCGCTTTCCGCGAGGGCTTCTTCATCTGGCCGTGGACCTTCTTCCTGTTCGTCCTCTCCGCCGTCGGTTCCGGCCCGGTCTTCACCGTCCTGGTCGCAACCTTCATGGAGAAGCTGACCGGCAAGAAGCTCGTGGACTTCAAGACCAAAGCCCTCATGGGCAAGATCGCCGGCACCATGCTGACGGTCTATATGTTCTTCAAGATCCTCGACACCTGGGCATGGGCCACCGGCTACCTGCCCTCCGTCGGTCTGACCTTCGACCAGATGTTCTACGGCGTAGCCTACGGCAAGTGGCTGCTCTTCACGGAAATCGTCCTGTGCGGCGTGGTCCCGGCGATCATGCTGATTACCCCGTCCATCCGCAACAATCCGGCGCTGCTTTACACTGCGGCCATCCTGGACTGCGTGGGCGTTTCCCTGAACCGGTACATCTTCACCGTCCAGACTATCGCCTTCCCGGCCATGCCCTTCGACAAGTGGTTCGTGTACTACCCCAACTGGGTGGAATACGCCTCCTCGATCATGATCGTGGCCTACGGCTTCCTGGTCCTGACCCTGGTGTACCGTTACCTGCCGCTGTTCCCGCAGGAGCGCGAGCTGAACAACTAG
- a CDS encoding 4Fe-4S dicluster domain-containing protein, whose protein sequence is MSRKYKGKNKVTVYPDWCKGCGICVEFCPGKVLDLSPDGKAVVKREADCIRCGFCELHCPDFAIVVSHKEPMDNGLSEQDAEILPPKKKTAGKGA, encoded by the coding sequence ATGTCCAGAAAGTACAAAGGTAAAAACAAGGTAACCGTTTACCCGGACTGGTGCAAAGGCTGCGGCATTTGCGTCGAATTTTGTCCGGGCAAGGTCCTCGACCTCAGCCCGGATGGGAAGGCCGTGGTAAAGCGTGAGGCGGACTGTATCCGGTGCGGCTTCTGCGAGCTGCATTGCCCGGATTTCGCCATCGTGGTCAGTCACAAGGAACCCATGGACAATGGTCTGTCCGAACAGGACGCCGAAATCCTGCCGCCGAAGAAGAAAACGGCCGGGAAGGGGGCTTAG